CGGTTGTGTGTAGAACAGGGTTTTTGTGTGACTTGTGaatatgtctttttttatcataATTGCAATAGAccattttagaaatgtttttcctGCCCAACAGACAGTTGTGCCTCTTGCTGTGAAAAATTGTGGTGTCACGACAGTTCATTTAAAGCTTTGGGAATTTGAGCTCGTCGAGGACATATTCACTGTCACAGACTGTGATGGAAACAATTTCACAATGAAGCAACTCCATCTTGGACCAGGTAttagagaaacacacacaatcttgtGCCCCAAAGGAGAGGTTGGAGTTGGATGTTGGATATTACATAAAAATGCACGTAATTCCTAATCTTCgattcacaaacaaaacaatatcaatGTATTTTGATTTAATGTGGTCCATaacatgtttattattttaggaTAAATGGCAaaagttgcatttaaaaaaattaaaaaaaatctattctaCCTTAATCCATATTTCATTATCCATGTCATAGCGTGTATATATATCTTAATATCCAACCATTTTTTCCCTGTGATGCTCTTTTGTAGGGGAGGAATACAAAATCAAGGTCCATTTCATCTCTGAGCATGCAGGCTTCTTCGAACATTTACTGGTCTTTAAATTCAAAACACACCCCCAGTCTTCAGATATAATTATTATGCGCCTCTTGGAAGTCATACGTCGAACATCTTTGAGTGAAGAGCGCCTCCCCACAGCCACAAACTCCTTGTGTGATCTCCACACTTCAGGATCCAGAGATGATGCACAGTATGTCGACTTAATGTCATGTTATCTGatatatttttgtcattttgctgTAGAACATTATTCGCCagtatttattactaaagaTGATTAATTATAACTACCTATAATTCATTATTATAATTACCTTATtgcatataaatacacattttcaggGAAGCCTGAAAACCGATTTAAATTGGTTTTATATGGTTTCCCTCTGACAGCCTCTATTCACATACAACGCTTTGTCACCcatacaaatataaatacagCAGATTGTATGTAATTGTCACTATGATTGGTCATCTGAGTTGTTCCTCTGGTGATCTGTCCCGTCTTTGTTTTCCCACTCCGGTTGTAGAAGCTGTTTTGGAATAATAGTGCGGTTGAAGAACTATGCGATTCCCAATTATGTCAAAGACCTCACGCAATCCaacatgtatgtattttcactggcacacacacaaacacacactcgcatgaCCTGTACATGAGAAGGCGCACATTTTTTGTgatggatttaatttattgaaTTAGGAAGGACCAATATTTCTCTAGCAACTCTTATCACTCCACCTTGATAAATAAGATTCAGATGATGTAATAAGAATAATCTAAGAATACATTCTCTAAAGTAGACAAAGATGTTATAGATTCCCTTTAGCTTCACAGATCTTTGAATAAATAATGGATGTTCATGCAGAAAACACATGTGCCATGCCTGTACAAATGATACAATTTTCATTGTAATTAATCAGGTACCTGGAGAATATGCCTCTGGACTGGACAAACTACTCCCAGAGGTTCAAATTACTGCTGTATATCGAGGAGCTCCAGATGAGGACAGAGCTTGAGAAATTAAACCAGGATGTGCCCATGTTCAGTCACAAAAGCCAAAGGCACATCACCTTTCTGCAGGTGATGTGCctgacacacatacaaacacacactctcgcaTCAAGATGTATAGACACCACTGCTGTTGCTTTTTAGATCCACATCCTTTGTTACATATTCACATTTTGTGTCATTAGGTTGCAGGGATCGCTAGGATGTCGGCATCGCTTCTTTTCGGGATGCAGATTTTGGTGACTCCTTTAGAAAAGGTTTTTCCTTGTAAAAACTACAAAAGCTGGATCCATCAAGTGGATAGCAGAGCAGAGAAGGTCTACCTGCAATTCAATGATGGGTGAGAACAGACAATTTACTAAACGAGTATTTTATTGTTCGGTGGTGTGTTTgtccattttaattaaattcgGATACTTGTTTTTGATTTGTTCCTAATTGAATCTACTATAGACATGGATCTGTATAACTGCATGCTGCTTTAAGTGCTTGACTGgccaaaaaatacaaattaagaTGTTTTCAAATCACCGATTTAACAAAGGGATATTTATTTCTGGAAAAAACAATCTAAATGGTGACTGTTCAAGCACAGAGAAACCAGCATTTAAGACACATTGACACCATTTTCCATCATTTgtctgaaaacctttttttcactACTGCGATGGCTCCGAATCACAATTAAAAGCTACTTTTCTGCAACAAGCCTGCACTGAAATAAGTTCCAAATCTCCTCTGGTTTTGATTTCTGTTTCTCTGAGAAATGTTGGAAAAGGCTGATACAAATGCAGATGACACCAATGATCAATGCCTTTCTTCAACAGAGAGTAGAGAAagtattcatgttgtgacttaTACTACTGTTACTACGATACTGACAAGGCACTAAAAGTGCTTCTTGTTTTCTGTATTGTTTTTAAGTTGTCGTTTCTTTTCCTTACACATTGCTCACCAATTGAGTTTGTTAAGTCTTTCAGTCCAAAGCACTGCACATGTGAATTTGAATGCAGGTTCCTGAGCTGTTTCAAGGAGGGCATGATGTTCCACCTCAGCTTTTCCATCAACCGCCTGCCCCAGCGCTCCCAGCAGAGAGCATTAGAACTGGTGTACCAATGCAGACTGAGGGAGGTTCTGTTTCCTACTGGACAATGGTCTTCCCACCGGCTGCTTCCAAACAGGTCGGACTACCTCAAGTTCCAGGCAAAGCATCCAAAACATGAGACACAGTCAAGGCCACACATCAGTACTGTTGTATCCCAACCGTCCCTAATATGCCTGTTTTCCCTGCGCATGTAAACATGCCTGCAAGTGAACATGACCTCGTTTGACTTTCAACCCATCCCTGTGTCTTTTTCATTAGGGCGTTTGAGCTCCGGATTGAGAACAATCCGGAGCAACGCAAGGCCGTTGAACACATTGTAGCCGCTTCAGCAAAGCCTTCCCCGTACCTGGTTTTTGGTCCACCCGGCACAGGTATGGTGCacggatgtgtgtttgtgaaagccTCCTGGTGCCTTAATGTCACTGCTTTGAGTATGTATTTACCCAcagaataatatatttttcacaTGTATTGGTCAGGCAAAACCGTGACCTTGGTAGAAGCCATCAAGCGGATAGTCAAGACGCAACCCTCATGCAACATCCTGGCTTGCGCTCCTTCTAACAGTGCAGCTGATAATCTGTGTGAGAGGATTCTGCAAGAAAAGATAGACGATGTGTACCGCTTGTACGCCCTAAGCTGCCGTGTGAGAGAAATCCCAGACAGCATACAGGTCTGGATTTCATCATATTCTGTTccacaaaaataaacatcatCAATAGACTCATGACTTCTCTGGCTAGAAGTCACATGTACCACAATTTCATATGAGTATTCTTgatgaaaatacacaaatactcaAACACATATAAAGAGTTGTATCACATCAACCAAATAGTTCTCACTCTTTcacattcttttgttttgaaagttaaaaaaaatctgacaaACCTTATTCGAcctctgcatatatatatatatacactcaccggccactttattaggtacacctgtccaactgctcgttaacacttaatttctaagcagccaatcacatggcggcaactcagtgcatttaggcatgtagacattgtcaagacaatctcctgcagttcaaaccgagcatcagtatggggaagaaaggtgatttgagtgactttgaacgtggcatgattgttggtgccagaagggctggtctgagtatttcagaaactgctaatctactgggattttcacgcacaaccatctctagggtttacagagaatggtccgaaaaagaaaaaacatccagtgagcggcagttctgtgggcggaaatgccttgttgatgccagaggtcagtggagaatggccagactggtttgagctgatagaagggcaacagtgactcaaataaccacccgttacaaccaaggtgggcataagagcatctctgaacgcacagtacgtccaactttgaggcagatgggctacagcagcagaagaccacaccgggtgccactcctttcagctaagaacaggaaactgaggctacaatttgcacaagctcatccaaattggacaatagaagattggaaaaacgttgcctggtctgatgagtctcgatttctgctgcgacattcggatggtagggtcagaatttggcgtctacaacatgaaagcatggatccatcctgccttgtatcaacggttcaggctggtggtggtggtgtcatggtgtggggaatattttcttggcactctttgggccccttggtaccaattgagcatcgttgcaacgccacagcctacctgagtattgttgctgaccatgtccatccctttatgaccacaatgtacccaacttctgatggctactttcagcaggataatgcgccatgtcataaagctggaatcatctcagactggtttcttgaacatgacaatgagttcgctgtactcaaatggcctccacaatcaccagaactcaatccaatagagcatctttgggatgtggtggaacgggagattcgcatcatggatgtgcagccgacaaatctgcggcaactgtgtgatgccatcatgtcaatatggaccaaactcccagaggaatgcttccagcaccttgttgaatctatgccacgaagaattgaggcagttctgaaggcaaaagggggtccaacccgttactagcatggggtacctaataaagtggccggtgagtgtatatatatattatgtgtaCATTTGCTCTTTGTGGTTTTTCATAGTCTTGCTGCAACTTGAACCAAGAAACAGAGACCTTTGAGATTCCTTTGAAGGAATCATTTATAGGATCATGGTCACCAGCCTACAAAATGCATCATGGTACAGTACATTCTTTTCAAGTAGGACTTTTCCCAACCAATGTCTATTTTGACATTTCACAGCAGGTgtaattaataatataattgaGGTAGGATCGGGACCTAATGTGTAGTACTACTTGGTCTACTTGCATTAGCAGGACTTTTTAATGCAAACCTGTCCCTCGATTTCACgtttacatttacaaagaaaTTGACAGAAAGTTACAGATCCGCCatgtctttctctccctgtctttcCTCAGGCTAGTGTCACGAGGGATTCCACCAGCACATTACAGTTTTCTATTTGTAGATGAGGCGAGCTTTTCAGCAGAAACTGAGTGTCTCATCCCTTTGGCAGGTGAGGAGCCCTTTAACATGCTGCGTTTCATACTCCGTATGGAGACGTGTCGCTAGAAACGCGCTGCcaggaaaaaatgtgttttttttcctgtggaaCAGCGCGCCCGGCTTCTCTTTTGCgcggtttttttttccaagaagaGAGTTATGAGACGCACATAAAGGTTTATATGTTTTCAACGTTTCCGAGCCACTTTACGTCTAACCGAGGCAGCCGGTCAAAATCAAGCAACAGGCGCGCTTTACAACTTAaccactgacttcctgtttagaTGCAAGACGATCAAATGGACATTGATAGTAAAGGTAGTTCATAAAAcgaaaatatgaagaaaaaaaaatcatattttgcCTGCCTCTGCTTCAACAGCATAGAAACAGCCCGGTGTCAGTTGTCTGTAGTGGATGATTTTCCCCCGTTGTTTGCATTCGATTGCCTGGTTGCGCGTTGCACCCTCACCCCTTTCGACCCATCGGCTGGTCGACACCCCTTTGAAGCAGCCGCGCCTGTTGCTACGCGTCTCGGCGCCAGCGTTCCCGCGGCTGTGCCCTCAATGCTTCTGGTTTTGTTCCACAGGTCTGCTGATACCACACAAATGCCAGGTAGTTCTGGCTGGAGACCCGAAACAGTTGGGCCCTGTCATCTCGTCCATGCTGGCAGTCAGACACGGCATGGGTGAGAACTCTTTTACAAACACAAGTTATTGTTGCCTGATCCTAAGGAAGTTGAGAGACATTTACTGTGTGCAGGTGTATCCATGTTGGAGCGTCTGTTGGACATCGACCTTTACAGGCGACACGAGAGGCATGGGTTCAACAATTGCTACGTATCCAAATTACTGAGGAACTACAGGTGGGAGCAGAACGAGGTTTCATCTACATCAACTCTAactaaatctattctaactttcgttaacgagacaagacgaaaatgttggtggttgacgaagtcacaatacttttttctcCTAAATTCGCATTCATCTAACAAACATGGGCAAAGTACGGCGgttattaaagtgtcatgatgacatcatccacgaacccagaccgctcggtcactgtgggggcaGCGCTGGTTCTTGTGCACCAGTACGGACTATTTTACACTTGGGCAAGTGTGAGtgtgcttccttggtttagctcagctgtctcagtttagctaacagTTGGCGGGCTCGAGCCTGGGAACTCCAGAGACCGAtgtgtgtggagatgaagacccgatTAACAGCCCGgtgctggtcggccagcagagatgttcatgcggacctggctgctccatttTTCCATCTGTCAGTTAATGTAGTCTTCTCCAAACCCGTCTAAATAATAAGCTCCTTGCAGGGTTCTGAAGTCTCACGCATTTCCCAGTGGAAACAttaaaggaccatgacgtttccgTTGGTCGTGTCAAAAGCatcacaaagacaacaaagcgttgtgtttaggtccctggttctcatgaagtcggcggagctttacacccttgcaaatttgttaagtatccttgcaaataaatgctttgctacttgttaaaagtatgtaatgatttttcacatgtaattttttttagctcacacaaacacttcatccatttgttcctggccctactgtcaaattttagaacacATTGTGGCCCACGAGCCAAAAAGTTTTCCCTcccctgctatagacctatcccaggagggatatctaatggacaacccagggggtccctgggcctgagaagggaagaaaataccttttaatatggctattaaatgtgactaaaactagattaaaatgtaattagttttcgtcgacgaaaactagactaaaactaagaaggattaaaatgactaaatgtgactaaaactaacatgcattttcgtcttaagactaaatcaaaaatagctgccaaaattaacactgcttTGGATACACTGTTTGACGCGTCTGTCCACTTTCCCATGTTTTCTCAATGCCCATGGTGTTATTTTCATGTTTCTCAGGTCCCATCCGGCCATTCTAAAAGTTCCCAATGAGCTCTTTTATAATGGAGAACTTCAATCATATGCTGATAAAAACACTACAAGTTCATTCTGCACATGGGAAAAATTGCCCAAGAAGGtaatgcagaaacacaaacacgtcTAGTCTATTTCTCTATCCGCGTTGGCATCTATCTCCTTTTTCTCAGGGTTGGCCTCTGATCTTCCATGGAGTGGCAGGAAATAGTGAACGTGACGCCAACAATCCCTCTGTTTACAATATGGCCGAGGTGGAAGTGTTGAAGGAGTACCTTAAAGCCCTTGTGGATCATTTTCACAAACAGGGTGTGAACAAAATTGAGCCGAACAATATTGGCATCATTGCCCCATACAGAAAACAAGTGAGTGTGTTAATAAAATCATCCGGGGATGTGCAGTTTGAATGGAGAAGCTCAGTCGCCTCGGTCAGTCAGTAAGAGAAACAGATTTCAGTCCGATATACAGCAGTTACGAAGCGGCAGTTCCATTTTTCCCCTGAAAGGTTGGGTTGTGAGTTAAAGAAACATGCTTCAAGGGGAGTAAAGTCCATGGgacaattgttttttattttgtaaacgaTTTTGGACCCTGGTTCCTATATGTAGTTCCCCCTAAAATATCTCCCCATGCAATCTTTCCCTTTATCAACACAATGTTGTTACATCGATAGTATACGTTTAAGTTTGATCAAACATTGTAATGATCACCACGTCTGTTTTGTGTAATCCTTTTAAAGTAGTTCTATGTTTTGATCCTGACAGGTGGAGAAAATCTATGAAGCCTTTCAGTCAGACAAAGATCTCAGGGAGGAAAACTTGGAAAACGTTTTGGTACGGAGACAGAATTTAattgtgaatgtgtttgttgcAAAACGTATTTGAGAGAACTGCTTTAATAAAGCTTGCATCCATATATTTGTCATAGGTTGGTACGGTGGAGCAGTTCCAGGGTAAAGAGTTCAATGTGACTCTGGTGTCAACAGTGCGTAGCATGGCTAAACTGACTGCACCAGATCAAAACTTCACTCTAGGCTTTGTCGATAATGAGAAGGTGAGAAACATTGCACAAACGCACAATAATTCAAGCACTATTTGACGTTTGCACACAATCACCATGACAAATGAGATGCTCCTGCAGAGAGCTCGCTGCAGACACGTTTCTACATTAATGGACTTAATCAAACTAATAATGTCAACTGTAGTAGTACCAGCAGTTTCATTCTCACTCAAAAAGTCATCACCCTAACCCTTACCCATGACACCATCTTCCCAGAGGTTCAACGTGGCAATGACCCGGGCACGAGCTCTGCTGATTGTGGTTGGAGACCCGAGAGTCTTGAAAACTGACAAAAACTGGAACACGTAAGGCTACGCAGCCTCACTGGTCTAAATCGATCTCTGTGGGGAAGGATTGGTTGGATGAATGCATATCTAACTCAAAATAATGCCTCATGGACTGACTTCTATTCCCAGATTCATCCATTACTGCTTCACTAATGGGTGTTACCGTGGCATCGCAGTCTCTGATGCAGAGGAAGAGATGACTGAGGAAGAGATGACACTATAATACTGGTAATTTGCATGTTGAGTCATAACGCACACACGTCATAATCGATCCCTTTCTTTTGCCTGACGATTGTCTTGAAGACAACAAGATATCTGTTGACTGTTAATTCTATAACCAACAGTGGAGGGGGGGCGCAGCGACAGGTAAAACCTGCTGCACCATCAGACCTCACCCGATCGTATGAGGCTCCCCGTATTACACACAAAACAGTAAGAATAAACAACTGTAGAAAACTAGGTGTGTATTTTAATGATGTTTGAATGAGTCATGTGTTTCCTGTTGGATCTCTTTTCTAAGTAATCTATGAGTGAGTTGTTTGGAAGTCAGACAAGATTGTTCCACAACAATTCAATGTGAAGAAGCATTGCTAGCCTGCCTCTAGACTTCTGAATCATTGCCTCTGACAGTTCTTGCAGAGATTATACTTGAGTTTTTACTAGTTGCCATTACAAGTATAAAATATAATGGCAACCCATTCTAATTATGAGGTTGAATTTAAAGAGAATAGCTGTGTTTTTCTTGGTAACATGTGACATACAATGTGTCACCTGCTgcaaactttaaaagaaaaatattgactccctttattattacattacatgtcatttagctggtgcttttatccaaagtgacttactgtaagtgcatttcaaccatagagatacgaACTCAGAAGAACATAACTACCACGTCATGGTTAGCAAAGAAATGTGAACAAGAAGTGTTGGTTATGTGGTGGTTTACGccaacaatatttttttaatcttaacaATTATGTTTTAAGTTTTACTTCTTAAATTAGCTCAAACGGTTTTATTGCAGTTGCTTGGGAAATCtagactaaatgaaaacagCGTGAAGCTTTACTTTGCATTATTCAAAGTCTCAAAGTTTGTACAGGAATAAATGGACATTGAGAACAGTGGACGCTGACGTCCTTCAGCACCTCTCCGGATTTAACAGCCCAACTATGTTTACTCCATTTCAATAACCATATTTTTACGGTATATTTTGATcctaataataatgttttttttttcattttcgtaAGTCACTTATGGTGCCGTGGTGAAACATAATGGTTTATGTATAAAAGCACTTGGACAAGCATTCATAATTTAAAGATCTTTTATTAGTAGTATTATCAGTTCTCGGCAGCAATGTGAGCATTTGATTACATTACTGTTGATCCCTTTGATTCGATGTGTCAGCAGTTTCGCTTTGCTCATTTCGCATAAGTTTCGTTTCTCCAGTACTGACTAGCACGTCCAGGATGCACCCGTTTTATCTATCGCAGCATGCCGCCTTTCCATTCTTGTGATTTAACACGAGAAAACGGAGAAACACCGCCCCCGTGGACTGTCCGGGGACAGAAATGGAGTCACCGTCACCGGTATTTCCCCCGAGACGCGAACAGAAGCTGCGCTTTGATGAGCGATACGTTGTGTCCACGCTCCGGTTTTAATACGTGTCTCCTCGTATCAATATTCAATCATGGTTAAAATGAGACGCTCTGTTCTTTGCCAAATTGGAATCGACTTCTTTGAGTACCTGAAGGAGAGCGATCGAGAGTCCATCACGGACAGGATTGAGCTGAGAGACATTTACAACACGGAGTTCAGGAGCAGGCGAGTAGTTCGCTGTACTGACGTTGGGGACCTGGAGGGATGTTCGACCCTTCGCTGAAGTCAATGCTGTCATGTGTTTATGTTCGCTTCAGGAATGCAGGGACCAAAGACCCGAACTTCGGTTCGGTCCTCTATGCCCTGAAGATGTCCAACAAAGTAACACGGCGAAAGGACAATATCCGCTTCAACCCCACGGTTTGCTCTTCCGCCTTATGTTTTAGCCACTCTGCATTTAAAGCAGaatatgcaaaaaataaatacatttttgttttcttatcaGCTGTTTGAACAACATCGATCACTGCAATAGCGCATCAATACAGAGGAGTGGAAATACGTGGCTTCTTCATCTGTACTTTCTGGCTCATTCGGTTCAGACTTAACTTGGTTACTACACACTTTTAAGTACAGTATGTAGTATTTCAATGTattgttttaaataattgttttagtTCACGGCTTGCCGGATTGACGTTTAATTTGCTCCAAATGACTGGTCAAAGTATATTTGCACCTGTGAGCAGACTACGTAACTAGCAGGTCACGTGCTACAGTGACGTCCCTTTGCGCCACAGACCGGTCCTGCCAACCAAAGTAGAAATGCATATTTTATTACTTATTTTGTGCTATTTAAATCATGGTTATAGAACAGCATTGCTTTTATTAGGGATTTACtataatgaaaacatgaacCAACACAGAGTTCTGTGATAGAGGAAGTTGTAGGAATTTACCATCCAAAGGCCAAATTGACTCAAAGTGATCGTCCACAGGTCACAGCTATTTTTCTAGACCAGTGGCATTCGGAAAACCGCTGTCGGCCAGAACCAGTCCAGAGGGGAGCAGCCAGTCCCGGGGCAGTGCAGGCCACCCCCGCAGATCAGGCAGAGACGGGAGTTCGAGCCCGAAGGAAGCTGGCGAGCCTTCTGATGACCAGGCTGAGGACGGACAGGTAACCGGAATAAAGCCAGTCGCCTTTCTCTGAGCCTGGTGGGTTTTCCCTCTGCTTGTCAAAGAGTgatggaagttttttttttctttttttctcggCGTTCCTTTAAACTATTTCTTTCTACAATGCAATCAAATAGTGTCTTTGGAGTCCAGGCCACAAATACACTATATAACATGATATGGTTTGTCATATAATAATACGTTGCTGTCATTAACTTTGGTCACTGGCCTTGCATTCACTACGTTCTTTTTCGCCTGTATTATTTTTGCCATGGAGCCATAGATAtagtacattttaaatgtactttcaCGTATGTCTCTGCCGTCTTCAGACTCACACAACTCTCTGTGTATCACATGACCTGCTCTTTTTCCTCCACAGGGATCACTTCATCTCTGACAAAAATGGTATCTGCATTTACTCGGACCACCAGTTTGAGAACGGGAAGCTCTGCCTGCGCGTTGAAGGCACACGTGAGGTACGTGATGTAACGTGAGAGCTGCCACATTCTCTGACAATCACACACATTGTGAAGCTACGTTGCATAgatgtgttgtgttttaaacaGTGTTTGGTCAGTCTGAAAGTGAAGAACACTGGAGCGATCCCGGTGTATTTCACCTACTACACGCCGCTGCACTGGCTCAGGGATTTCATCCTGAAGGATGAGCGCAATGTGACCAAGAAAAACCCTCTGTGTTTACAACCAGGTAACGCAAACACTACAAGCAAGTGTCATTGTGTGTGAATTCTGGATGACTGACGAGATCGCGGCACATTTACGTCTATGCGGAGTACACTTTATTCAtgaattaatcaaataaaactGCATGGGCCCAAGTATGAAGATATCTCTTAAATTAGTTTAACCTCTTTGGTATGTTTAGTGAAGATTGAGCCGGGCCGAATGCCTATCCTGTACTTTTCCCTATATATTGACACAATAAAGCGTTATAGGTGGTAATAATGTTTACTGTCGTCATGTCTTTTTATCAGGTGACGTATACGAAGTCCAGGTCAAAATCTGCTGCCGTTTTGTCGGCTTCTATCCAGCGACGCTGGCGTTC
This sequence is a window from Pungitius pungitius chromosome 1, fPunPun2.1, whole genome shotgun sequence. Protein-coding genes within it:
- the LOC119223559 gene encoding putative helicase mov-10-B.2; this translates as MVTSLQNASWLVSRGIPPAHYSFLFVDEASFSAETECLIPLAGLLIPHKCQVVLAGDPKQLGPVISSMLAVRHGMGVSMLERLLDIDLYRRHERHGFNNCYVSKLLRNYRSHPAILKVPNELFYNGELQSYADKNTTSSFCTWEKLPKKGWPLIFHGVAGNSERDANNPSVYNMAEVEVLKEYLKALVDHFHKQGVNKIEPNNIGIIAPYRKQVEKIYEAFQSDKDLREENLENVLVGTVEQFQGKEFNVTLVSTVRSMAKLTAPDQNFTLGFVDNEKRFNVAMTRARALLIVVGDPRVLKTDKNWNTFIHYCFTNGCYRGIAVSDAEEEMTEEEMTL
- the LOC119223568 gene encoding putative helicase mov-10-B.1, with translation MSVFSQHQGEALQAASPEVESIQNARAGTSRNACKSQAQTSLMARQNIEARLKMAELFQLYKAQLIPGHHNVTVTSEPLSVEEKICLTVYDDKTVVPLAVKNCGVTTVHLKLWEFELVEDIFTVTDCDGNNFTMKQLHLGPGEEYKIKVHFISEHAGFFEHLLVFKFKTHPQSSDIIIMRLLEVIRRTSLSEERLPTATNSLCDLHTSGSRDDAQSCFGIIVRLKNYAIPNYVKDLTQSNMYLENMPLDWTNYSQRFKLLLYIEELQMRTELEKLNQDVPMFSHKSQRHITFLQVAGIARMSASLLFGMQILVTPLEKVFPCKNYKSWIHQVDSRAEKVYLQFNDGFLSCFKEGMMFHLSFSINRLPQRSQQRALELVYQCRLREVLFPTGQWSSHRLLPNRAFELRIENNPEQRKAVEHIVAASAKPSPYLVFGPPGTGKTVTLVEAIKRIVKTQPSCNILACAPSNSAADNLCERILQEKIDDVYRLYALSCRVREIPDSIQSCCNLNQETETFEIPLK